GTGACCTGTACCGAAGAGCGCTGGGCCTGGGACACCAGGGCGGTAAGCTCGGTCATCATGTCGTTGAAGCCGGTTTCTACCGCGCCGAATTCATCCTTGCGTTCCAGGTTCAGGCGCTTGCTCAGGTCACCGGTGCGCATGGTTTCGAGGATGTCGACGATGCGCTTCATCGGCGCCATGATCGCGCGCATCAACAGCAGGCCACAGAGGCCGGCGGCCAGGATGGCGAGAATCAACGAAACGCCCATGCTGATTTTGGCAGCGGATACCGCGTCGTCGATGGCGTTGGTGGCGCGGTCGGCGACGTTTTTGTTTTCGGTGATGATGTCGTTGAGCTTCATGCGGCCTGCGGTCCAGGACGGGGTCAGCTCGGCGTCGAACAGTTTGCGAGCGGCGCTCACATCGTGGTTTTGCAGGTGGTCGAGGACGCCGGAGAGGGCCTTGTTGTAGGCCTGGTGCATGGCTTCGAATTTATCGAACTCGGCTTGGTCCTCACCGCCGTTGATGGTCTCTTTATAGTTGGCCATCTGGGTGATGATGCGCGCTTCGAAGGACTTGAAATCGGCCTTGTCGGTGTCGGTAAGACCCTTGTCTTCGCGCAGGCCAATAATGTCGAGGGTTTGCAGGTAGCTGTCGACCCAGGCGCTGCGGATCATCGAGCTCAGGTACACCCCCGGGACTGCATCGTCGCGGACCGATTCTTCGCTGACTTCGATCTTCAGCAGGCGTGAATACGAGACCACTACCATCAGCAGCATGATCGCGATGATGACCGCAAAGCTCGCCAAAATCCGTTGGCGCAAGGTCCAGTTCTTCACAGTAATTCCTCGAGGGCCATTCAAATGGAGGAGAGTATAGCTGAGCAGGTGCCATCATTAGGCACTGGGTTTTTGGATGGGGGTTACGCGGGGAAAAGTTTGGAGGGCATATCCGTTGTTGCGCTGACGGGTCGGTACTCGGCCAACAAAAACAAGCCCAAATAAAAGGCCTCGCACTAGCGAGGCCTTTTATTTGGGCTTCAATCTCTTCAACTTTGTGGCCTCATCCCTTGGGACATCCCAAACATGAATAACAACAACTCATGATCAGGCTTGACCGCGACACCGACCTTGGCGATCCGCGGCATCGGGCACTGCTGCCCGACACCCTGCACCGCACTGAGAACTTGTGTCCGGGGCTGCTCCCACGCAGCCAGGGCCAGGGCAGCAATGCCCAACGCCCCCAACAGAAACAAACCTCGTGCAATTTCTAGCTTCATTACGTTAAACCCTTGATAGCGCTGCCAAACGCCGTCTCGTAAAAGTAGCTCAGTTTCTGCCAGTCGGCGGAGTTCCACGACGAATGGCGACGCAGCTGCAACATGTCATGCCGGGCCGCCCGCAACGCGGTCATACGTTGCCGACACTTCTCGAAATCCAGCAGCGCCACTTCAACATTCGCCGAGTCGCCCTCGCCCGTCACCCGCACGAAGATATGCTTGATATACAGGCAACCATGCTGCCAGCGACCTTTGTGCATGCGCGCCAACGTGCCAGCGAGTTCCTTGAGCAGGCGCTCATGTACCCCCTCGCCATACTGCTCACGACCACCGGCGGCGTACCAGTTTTCGATCTCGTCGAAACCGTCCAGCGACGCCGTCACCAACAATGCTTTCCATTGATGCTCAGGGTCGCGGCGGGCTTCACAGAACACCAGTTCTGGTACCCGTACATCCAGCAGGCGCAAGCCCTTGAGGGCATCACGCTCGCGCAACACGGTGGGGCGTCCAAAAGGATGGAGCCAACTGCGGTAAATATGCCCCGTCTGGCGCTTGCAGTAGAGCAAACGACCATTGGTGCCCGTCACCCGTTGCACGCCACTTTCACCGCCGCGACGACGATTGGGTTCCTCGACCCACTCGCCCTTCTGGCGCCAGAAATAATCAAATCGCTCCTCGGGAGCTACTTCACTACCTGCTACAGACTCAACAACCATCCTGTTACCTCTTGCGCAATACATACACTCGCCACATGGCGTAGAGCGGTATGAAGTCCAGGAATTCCTGAACACGGAAACCGGCCTGTTCAAACTCTGCCTCAACAGTAGCAGCCGGTAACACGAACCGATTTTGGTAACCTTCCTGCTCACCTTTTTTACGACGCCGCACTTCGGCACGCTTGCGTTTCCACGCCTTGAAATTGCCATCTACCCACAGCGAGATAATCACGCTATCGCGGGTAACACGCTGAAACTCGCGCAGTATTGTCAGCCTGTGCTCTGGGTCACCAATGTGGTGCATCAAGCGCATGCAGAAAATACTGTCGACTGCGTTGTCTGGCAAATCAATATCAAAGGCAGACGTCTGCAAAGGTCGTACCCGTTTCACCACGTCCGCCGGCTGGGCGACCGTGGCGATCTTCAACATCGATTCGGAATTGTCCGCCCCGATGATCACCCGATTGGGCTTTTCGGCCAACAGCGGCCAGAACCGCCCGGCACCGCACGGCAGGTCCAATACCAGGCCTGGCTCGCCGGCCAGGGCTAACGCACCGCGGGCCAATTGCTCGTCGCGTTTGTGGGACAACCGGCGAGCCAGATTGTCCTGATGCTTGAGCAAATAATTTTGCGCGTGCTTATCGTCGTACTTTTCGGAAAATTCGAGCTTGATCGGAGTAGGCATCAACGGGTCTCCAGTTGCTGATGCCTACAACCTTAAGCAGCAATCTGTGATCAACAAGTCAACTCTTTGTGAAAAACTTGTCCTGTCGAATCCTATACATTACAAAACTTTGCAGACACAAGTCATGGCGCGGTGCCATCTTCGCCGAAAAGCAGGGAGTCTGCCGCAGAGTAGCGCCAGGGCAGGCATCAGGCGTTGACCTGACTCAACTCAACATGAAAGCGGCAGCCATTGGGTTCCATGGTACTGAGGCTGACGCTCCAGCCCTGGTTCTCGCAGATACGTTGAACCAGCGACAAACCCAGGCCCAGGCCTTCGCCGCGCTTTTCACTGCCGCGCACAAACGGCTCGAACATGGCCTCGCGCTTGTCCTCGGGAATGCCCACGCCGGAGTCTTCCACCACAAAGCCGCTCGGCTCCAGGGTCAGGCGGATAAAGCCATGCTCGGTGTAATGCAGTGCATTGCGTAGCAGGTTGCCCATTACTGCATGCAGGAAGGTCGCGTTGTAGCGGGTATCCAACGGCGCGCCGGGCTGATAGATCAGCTCCAGCCCCTTGCGTTCGATCGGCTCGCGCCAGATCCCCAACAGAGCATCCGCCACCTGCGCCAGGTTGGCCTGGGGTGACATGCCGGCCTCTTCGCGCTGGGCACGGGCCAGCATCAGGAAGGTTTGCACCAGTTCGCGCATTTCCTCGCAGGCCCGCGCGATGCGTTCGACCTGGTTGCGACCGCGCTGATCGATCGCCGGGTTTTCCAGCAACAGTTCGCAGGAACTGGCGAGCACCATCAGTGGGGTGCGCAACTCGTGGCTCACGTCACTGGTGAACAGTTGCTCGCGGGACAACGCCTGGCGCAGGCGGCCCAGCGTCGCATCGAAGGCCACCGCCAGCTCTCCGACTTCATCGGCGGCGTAGTCCGGCGCCAAAGGCGGTGCCAGGCCCAGCAACTGGTCACGATGGCGAACCTGTCGGGCCAGGCGCACCACTGGCGCCATCACTTTGCGAGCCAGGACCCAGCCGAGGAATACCGCCAGCGCCAGGCTGAGTACGAAGCCCACCAGTACCACGGCAAACAGTACGCGTTCGCGCTCTTCGAAATCGCTCTGGTCTTGCAACAGGACATAGCGGCGCCCATCCACCACCTCGACCATGGCATGGTAGGACAGCGACTCGCGAAACACCTCGTGGAAACCCGGCTCCAGGTGACGCAGGTCTTTGGGCAGCTCAAAATCGCCAGGGCCGCCGCTGAAATAGAACAACTGGTCCGGTTCGGGACGATGGCCCCAGTCCTCGACGCTGTCCATCAGCAGCAGGCGCTGCAAGTCACCGCCCAGGCCGGCCGAGATGAGCTTTTCTTCTACCAGGTGCACGGTGGCGACGATGCCCATGGCAAACGCCCCCGCCACCAACGCACTCATCAAGGCAAAGGCAATGATGATCCGCTGGGCAAGGCTTTGCTTAAACTCCATCACGACCCTCGGCCAGGCGATAGCCCACACCGTGCACCGTTTGCAGCAACGGTTTGGCGAAAGGTTTGTCAATCACCTGACGCAGTTGATGGACATGGCTGCGCAAGCTGTCGCTGTCCGGGCAGTCATCGCCCCACAGGGCTTCTTCGAGAATTTCGCGGCGCAATACGTGGGGGCTTTTTTGCATCAGCACCGCCAGCAGCTTCAGGCCCACCGGGTTGAGTTTGAGCAGGCGCCCCTCGCGGGTGACTTCCAGGGTGTCCAGGTCGTAATTCAGATCGCCAACTTGTAAGGCACGGCGCCCACCGCCCTGGGCACGGCGCAGCACCGCTTCGATGCGTGCGGCCAATTCCGACAGCGCAAACGGTTTGAGCAGGTAGTCATCGGCACCAGACTTGAAGCCCTGCAGCCGGTCATCCAGTTGGTCGCGGGCGGTGAGCATGATCACCGGCGTGTCGCGTCGCGCATCTTCACGCAGGCGTTTGCACAGGGTGTAGCCATCAATGCCAGGCAGCATGATGTCGAGCACGATCAGGTCGTAATGTTCGGTGGCAGCCAGGTGCAGGCCCGACAAACCGTCCTGCGCACAGTCTACGGTGTAGCCCTTGAGCCCCAGGTAATCGGCCAGGTTGGCCAGAATATCGCGGTTGTCTTCAACCAGTAAAATTCGCATGGGCAGTGTCTCCGTACGCGGTAACGGCCGTGTTGGCTCGCGCAGCTTAAGGCCAAGTATGGCTCACGGCTAGGCCTGAAGGCCGCGCCGATTACTGTTTTCAACCGATTGCGGGACTTAACGAGTTTTTCACTATAGGTTCACAACCTGACTACAGTGTCAGCGCGAAGATCGCGCCCATCGAAAATAAGGAATGTTGACATGGGTTTTCCAAAAACGGCGCCAATGCGCTATTTGCTGTTGGTGACCGGTGCCTGGCTGGTTATTTTTCTACTGACCCGCATCCTGCTGTTGGTAACCCATCTGGACGAAGTCAGCGGTAACCTGCTGCCGGTATTCGGCGTGGGCCTGCTCTATGACCTTGGCTTCCTGGCCTATGCCGCCCTGCCCCTGGGCTTGTACCTGCTGCTGTGCCCGCCGGCTTTGTGGCGCCGCCGGGGCCATCGCTGGTTCTTGCAGGCGGTGCTGACCGTGAGCCTGTTCGCCATGCTTTTCACCAGCGTGGCCGAATGGTTGTTCTGGGACGAGTTCGGCGTGCGCTTCAATTTTATAGCCGTGGATTATTTGGTTTACTCCAAAGAGGTGCTGAATAACCTGTTGGAGTCTTATCCAATTGGCAAGCTGCTGAGTCTGTTGGCGGTGCTGGCGATCGTCTTGAGCCTGGCCTTGCGCAAACCGTTCAACGCGGCAATGAGTTCGCCAATGCCGGCGATGCGTAAACGCCTGCTCAACGCCCTTGGCTTGTTGGTAGTGGCCGGCCTGAGCCTGCAACTGATCAACCAGGACAGCCCACGCAGCCAGGGCGGCAACGCCTACAACAATGAACTGGCGAGCAACGGCCCCTATCAGTTCTTCGCCGCGTTCCGTAACAACGAACTGGACTACAACCAGTTCTACAAAAGCCTGCCAGCCGATGTCGTCGCCAAGCAACTGCGCGCCGAACTCAGCGAACCCAATGCACAGTTTATCGGCACCGACCCACTGGATATCCGTCGCACCATTACTAACCCGGGCACGTTGCGCAAACCCAATATCGTGCTGGTGACCATCGAAAGCTTCAGCGCCAAGTACATGGGCAGCAACGGCGACGCGGACAACCTCACACCCAACCTTGATGCGTTGCGCAAACAGAGCCTGTACTTCAATAACTTCTACGCCACCGGAACCCGTACCGACCGCGGCCTGGAAGCCATCACCCTGGCTATCCCGCCCACGCCTGGTCGCTCGATCGTCAAGCGCATTGGCCGGGAAAGCGGTTTCGGGAGCCTGGGCCAACACCTCAACGCCATCGGCTACGACAGCGTGTTCGTCTACGGCGGCCGTGGCTACTTCGACAACATGAACGCCTTTTTCAGTGGCAACGGTTACCGCGTGGTCGACCAGAGCAGCGTGCCCGAGGCGGAAATCAGCTTTAAAAACGCCTGGGGCATGGCCGACGAAGACCTTTATAAGCAGACGCTGAAACTGGCAGACGCCGACTACGCCAAGCAGCAACCGTTCCTGCTGCAGTTAATGACCACCTCCAACCACCGCCCGTACACCTACCCGGCAGGTCGTATTGATATCAAGTCCGGTGACGGTCGCAATGGCGCGGTGAAGTACACCGACTACGCCATCGGCCAGTTCCTGGAGGCGGCGCGCCAGAAGCCATGGTTCGACAACACGATCTTCATCTTCGTCGCCGACCACACGGCGGGCAGCGCGGGCAAGGAAGACCTGCCCATGGCCAACTACCAGATCCCGTTGTTTATCTACGCGCCCAAGCTGATCGATGCTGGCGAGAATGCGAAACTGGCGAGCCAGATCGACCTGGCGCCAACCCTGCTGGGTTTGCTGAACCTGAGCTACGAGTCGACGTTCTTTGGCCGCAACCTGCTGCAAGACAATCCATTGCCCCCACGTGTGGTGGTCGGCAACTACCAGTACCTGGGCTTGTTCGACGGTAACGACCTGGCGATTCTCAGCCCACGCCAGGGCCTGCGCCGCCATGACCAGGCGCTGGGCGACAGCCACGAAACCCGGGTTGGCAGTGATGACCCGTTGATCCAGCGAGCCATCACCTACTACCAGGGCGCCAGCTATGGCTACAAACAACAGTTGTTGAGCTGGAGGGCGCCCAAGGACGAGGTTCCCCAAGTGAGTGCACGCTAACCAAATTGCCCCGGCCAAGTCTGCCCGGGGCTTTTTTTAGAGTTCGAATTCGTCATGCAAGCAATCGTTGTTCGTCCGTTATCCAAACCCCTCAACTTCTGGCTGTGCCTCGCTGTGCCTGCCGTTCTGGCGGTGGCCATGCTGTTGCTG
This genomic window from Pseudomonas sp. Bout1 contains:
- a CDS encoding class I SAM-dependent methyltransferase, whose protein sequence is MPTPIKLEFSEKYDDKHAQNYLLKHQDNLARRLSHKRDEQLARGALALAGEPGLVLDLPCGAGRFWPLLAEKPNRVIIGADNSESMLKIATVAQPADVVKRVRPLQTSAFDIDLPDNAVDSIFCMRLMHHIGDPEHRLTILREFQRVTRDSVIISLWVDGNFKAWKRKRAEVRRRKKGEQEGYQNRFVLPAATVEAEFEQAGFRVQEFLDFIPLYAMWRVYVLRKR
- the colR gene encoding two-component system response regulator ColR, with protein sequence MRILLVEDNRDILANLADYLGLKGYTVDCAQDGLSGLHLAATEHYDLIVLDIMLPGIDGYTLCKRLREDARRDTPVIMLTARDQLDDRLQGFKSGADDYLLKPFALSELAARIEAVLRRAQGGGRRALQVGDLNYDLDTLEVTREGRLLKLNPVGLKLLAVLMQKSPHVLRREILEEALWGDDCPDSDSLRSHVHQLRQVIDKPFAKPLLQTVHGVGYRLAEGRDGV
- a CDS encoding LTA synthase family protein translates to MGFPKTAPMRYLLLVTGAWLVIFLLTRILLLVTHLDEVSGNLLPVFGVGLLYDLGFLAYAALPLGLYLLLCPPALWRRRGHRWFLQAVLTVSLFAMLFTSVAEWLFWDEFGVRFNFIAVDYLVYSKEVLNNLLESYPIGKLLSLLAVLAIVLSLALRKPFNAAMSSPMPAMRKRLLNALGLLVVAGLSLQLINQDSPRSQGGNAYNNELASNGPYQFFAAFRNNELDYNQFYKSLPADVVAKQLRAELSEPNAQFIGTDPLDIRRTITNPGTLRKPNIVLVTIESFSAKYMGSNGDADNLTPNLDALRKQSLYFNNFYATGTRTDRGLEAITLAIPPTPGRSIVKRIGRESGFGSLGQHLNAIGYDSVFVYGGRGYFDNMNAFFSGNGYRVVDQSSVPEAEISFKNAWGMADEDLYKQTLKLADADYAKQQPFLLQLMTTSNHRPYTYPAGRIDIKSGDGRNGAVKYTDYAIGQFLEAARQKPWFDNTIFIFVADHTAGSAGKEDLPMANYQIPLFIYAPKLIDAGENAKLASQIDLAPTLLGLLNLSYESTFFGRNLLQDNPLPPRVVVGNYQYLGLFDGNDLAILSPRQGLRRHDQALGDSHETRVGSDDPLIQRAITYYQGASYGYKQQLLSWRAPKDEVPQVSAR
- a CDS encoding methyl-accepting chemotaxis protein; translation: MKNWTLRQRILASFAVIIAIMLLMVVVSYSRLLKIEVSEESVRDDAVPGVYLSSMIRSAWVDSYLQTLDIIGLREDKGLTDTDKADFKSFEARIITQMANYKETINGGEDQAEFDKFEAMHQAYNKALSGVLDHLQNHDVSAARKLFDAELTPSWTAGRMKLNDIITENKNVADRATNAIDDAVSAAKISMGVSLILAILAAGLCGLLLMRAIMAPMKRIVDILETMRTGDLSKRLNLERKDEFGAVETGFNDMMTELTALVSQAQRSSVQVTTSVTEIAATSKQQQATATETAATTTEIGATSREIAATSKDLVRTMTEVSTAADQASVAAGSGQQGLARMEETMHSVMGAADLVNAKLAILNEKAGNINQVVVTIVKVADQTNLLSLNAAIEAEKAGEYGRGFAVVATEVRRLADQTAVATYDIEQMVREIQSAVSAGVMGMDKFSEEVRRGMFEVQQVGEQLSQIIHQVQALAPRVLMVNEGMQAQATGAEQINHALVQLGDASSQTVESLRQASFAIDELSQVAVGLRSGVSRFKV
- a CDS encoding lipopolysaccharide kinase InaA family protein, which codes for MVVESVAGSEVAPEERFDYFWRQKGEWVEEPNRRRGGESGVQRVTGTNGRLLYCKRQTGHIYRSWLHPFGRPTVLRERDALKGLRLLDVRVPELVFCEARRDPEHQWKALLVTASLDGFDEIENWYAAGGREQYGEGVHERLLKELAGTLARMHKGRWQHGCLYIKHIFVRVTGEGDSANVEVALLDFEKCRQRMTALRAARHDMLQLRRHSSWNSADWQKLSYFYETAFGSAIKGLT
- a CDS encoding HAMP domain-containing sensor histidine kinase, with the protein product MEFKQSLAQRIIIAFALMSALVAGAFAMGIVATVHLVEEKLISAGLGGDLQRLLLMDSVEDWGHRPEPDQLFYFSGGPGDFELPKDLRHLEPGFHEVFRESLSYHAMVEVVDGRRYVLLQDQSDFEERERVLFAVVLVGFVLSLALAVFLGWVLARKVMAPVVRLARQVRHRDQLLGLAPPLAPDYAADEVGELAVAFDATLGRLRQALSREQLFTSDVSHELRTPLMVLASSCELLLENPAIDQRGRNQVERIARACEEMRELVQTFLMLARAQREEAGMSPQANLAQVADALLGIWREPIERKGLELIYQPGAPLDTRYNATFLHAVMGNLLRNALHYTEHGFIRLTLEPSGFVVEDSGVGIPEDKREAMFEPFVRGSEKRGEGLGLGLSLVQRICENQGWSVSLSTMEPNGCRFHVELSQVNA